The proteins below come from a single Hydrogenispora ethanolica genomic window:
- a CDS encoding GGDEF domain-containing protein — protein sequence MKQQISGEAMGPLQTVKGSPPGGMISRPSRRRAAALRESEASFRAIFDHAGLGIVLVETEQWRIAESNPAFSALSGYTAAELRNRSLLELFPEADRAFQEDLFRKRLAGESGDGQLEQKYVHRSGRIIWANVACSMIPRPDGSPRFLLIMINDITARKKTEEAASQALALAEESRARAERLACTDCLTGLLNQRALMSRLNAELNRARREHLPLSIILIDLDYFKQINDTYGHLAGDLALKTFAACLAANCRPDDFVGRYGGEEFIVCLPETAATEAVGVAERLRSAMSGLAITLPDAALPIEVTASFGVATLRAGSGITLERLFHRADQAMYQAKRAGRNRVQVYSGPEPFPLAETSPPGPRRKGNAP from the coding sequence ATGAAACAGCAAATTTCGGGTGAAGCCATGGGACCCCTCCAAACGGTCAAAGGGAGCCCGCCCGGCGGGATGATTTCGCGCCCATCCCGGCGGCGGGCGGCAGCGTTGCGAGAAAGCGAAGCCAGCTTCAGAGCGATCTTCGACCATGCCGGGCTCGGCATTGTCCTGGTCGAAACGGAGCAGTGGCGAATCGCCGAAAGCAATCCGGCCTTCTCCGCCCTCAGCGGCTATACCGCTGCGGAGTTGCGGAACCGCTCGCTCTTGGAGCTATTCCCCGAGGCGGACCGGGCTTTTCAAGAAGACCTGTTTCGGAAGCGGCTGGCGGGGGAGTCCGGCGATGGGCAACTGGAACAGAAATATGTGCACCGTAGCGGCAGGATCATCTGGGCCAACGTAGCCTGCTCCATGATTCCCCGTCCCGACGGGAGCCCCCGGTTTTTGCTGATCATGATCAACGATATCACCGCGCGCAAGAAGACGGAGGAAGCCGCCTCCCAAGCGTTGGCCCTCGCGGAAGAGTCGCGCGCCCGGGCCGAGCGGCTGGCCTGCACCGACTGTTTAACCGGCCTCTTGAACCAGCGGGCCTTGATGAGCCGGCTGAACGCCGAACTGAACCGGGCCCGCCGTGAACATTTGCCGCTCAGTATCATTCTGATCGATCTGGATTATTTCAAGCAGATCAATGACACCTACGGCCATCTTGCCGGGGACCTGGCCTTGAAGACCTTCGCGGCCTGCCTGGCCGCGAACTGCCGCCCCGATGATTTTGTGGGCCGGTATGGCGGCGAGGAGTTCATCGTCTGTCTGCCGGAGACCGCTGCAACGGAGGCGGTCGGAGTCGCCGAGCGGTTGCGGTCCGCCATGTCGGGGCTGGCCATTACCCTGCCGGACGCGGCGCTGCCGATCGAGGTCACCGCCAGTTTTGGCGTGGCCACCTTGAGGGCGGGGTCCGGGATCACGCTGGAGCGGTTGTTCCACCGGGCCGATCAGGCCATGTACCAAGCAAAACGGGCGGGCCGTAACCGCGTTCAAGTTTATTCCGGCCCGGAACCGTTCCCGCTGGCGGAAACCTCCCCTCCCGGACCGCGCCGCAAAGGCAACGCTCCCTGA